The following are encoded together in the Vespa velutina chromosome 3, iVesVel2.1, whole genome shotgun sequence genome:
- the LOC124947929 gene encoding alpha-tocopherol transfer protein-like isoform X1 — translation MSLNLANRQKGGKEKETNDEKNLKKEDKREEKEEEKKDGVHNLCHQRLNKFDERKDEERRECVNEREDSRASKMPELKDELIEPDDEIVNLDLDEPPPDVMEYARREVGETDEVKCQTLQELRDLIYEQGECIPHRMDDDFLIRFLRARHFDVNRAHRLVVNYYNFKEEHPEIHQDVCPNEMCHIGEDYVVTVPAYRTECGRRMMIYRMGNWDPRKYPVEEIFKATVIILELGILEPRAQILGGIVVFDLKDITMSHVWTVTPQVANMVMALMVTAFPIKTYAIHILHQSWIFEAIYAVFKPLLNTRMKNRIFFHGDDMQSFHKHISPNYLPKMYGGTREEVPYYKWIESLIKVPKIVKEMEQLGYVIPNDFQIPKS, via the exons ATGAGCTTAAACCTTGCGAATCGgcagaaaggaggaaaagagaaggag ACTAACGACGAGAAGAATCTTaagaaagaggataaaagggaagaaaaagaggaagaaaagaaggacgGTGTCCACAATTTGTGTCATCAACGTTTGAACAAATTCGACGAAAGGAAGGACGAGGAACGACGGGAGTGCGTtaatgagagagaagattcGAGGGCTTCCAAAATGCCGGAACTCAAGGACGAGCTAATAGAGCCCGACGACGAGATCGTTAACCTCGATCTTGATGAACCACCCCCTGATGTTATGGAGTATGCTAGGAGAGAAGTTGGCGAGACGGACGAGGTCAAATGTCAAACCTTGCAAGAATTACGCGACTTGATTTACg AACAAGGCGAATGCATACCGCATAGAATGGATGATGATTTTCTGATAAGATTTCTCCGTGCAAGACATTTCGATGTAAATCGTGCTCATCGACTG GTAGTGAATTACTACAACTTCAAGGAGGAACATCCAGAGATACATCAGGATGTATGTCCAAACGAGATGTGCCATATAGGCGAGGACTACGTAGTTACTGTACCGGCTTACAGAACTGAATGTGGCAGACGGATGATGATTTATCGTATGGGTAATTGGGACCCTCGAAAGTACCCTGTCGAAGAGATTTTCAAGGCCACAGTTATTATACTCGAACTAGGTATTCTCGAGCCAAGAGCTCAGATCTTAGGTGGCATCGTCGTTTTTGATCTCAAGGATATTACTATGTCGCATGTTTGGACGGTAACACCGCAG GTTGCTAATATGGTCATGGCTCTGATGGTAACGGCCTTTCCCATAAAGACATACGCAATTCATATACTTCATCAATCCTGGATATTCGAAGCGATTTATGCTGTTTTCAAGCCACTTTTAAATACTCGAATGAAGAATAGAATCTTCTTTCATGGCGACGACATGCAGAGCTTTCATAAACACATTTCGCCTAATTACTTGCCCAAGATGTATGGTGGGACTCGCGAAGAAGTACCTTATTACAAATGGATTGAGTCATTGATAAAAGTACCGAAAATTGTTAAAGAGATGGAGCAGCTAGGATACGTAATACCGAATGATTTTCAAATACCGAAGAGCTGA
- the LOC124947929 gene encoding alpha-tocopherol transfer protein-like isoform X2: MCQSVTLTNDEKNLKKEDKREEKEEEKKDGVHNLCHQRLNKFDERKDEERRECVNEREDSRASKMPELKDELIEPDDEIVNLDLDEPPPDVMEYARREVGETDEVKCQTLQELRDLIYEQGECIPHRMDDDFLIRFLRARHFDVNRAHRLVVNYYNFKEEHPEIHQDVCPNEMCHIGEDYVVTVPAYRTECGRRMMIYRMGNWDPRKYPVEEIFKATVIILELGILEPRAQILGGIVVFDLKDITMSHVWTVTPQVANMVMALMVTAFPIKTYAIHILHQSWIFEAIYAVFKPLLNTRMKNRIFFHGDDMQSFHKHISPNYLPKMYGGTREEVPYYKWIESLIKVPKIVKEMEQLGYVIPNDFQIPKS, encoded by the exons ATGTGTCAGAGCGTCACTCTT ACTAACGACGAGAAGAATCTTaagaaagaggataaaagggaagaaaaagaggaagaaaagaaggacgGTGTCCACAATTTGTGTCATCAACGTTTGAACAAATTCGACGAAAGGAAGGACGAGGAACGACGGGAGTGCGTtaatgagagagaagattcGAGGGCTTCCAAAATGCCGGAACTCAAGGACGAGCTAATAGAGCCCGACGACGAGATCGTTAACCTCGATCTTGATGAACCACCCCCTGATGTTATGGAGTATGCTAGGAGAGAAGTTGGCGAGACGGACGAGGTCAAATGTCAAACCTTGCAAGAATTACGCGACTTGATTTACg AACAAGGCGAATGCATACCGCATAGAATGGATGATGATTTTCTGATAAGATTTCTCCGTGCAAGACATTTCGATGTAAATCGTGCTCATCGACTG GTAGTGAATTACTACAACTTCAAGGAGGAACATCCAGAGATACATCAGGATGTATGTCCAAACGAGATGTGCCATATAGGCGAGGACTACGTAGTTACTGTACCGGCTTACAGAACTGAATGTGGCAGACGGATGATGATTTATCGTATGGGTAATTGGGACCCTCGAAAGTACCCTGTCGAAGAGATTTTCAAGGCCACAGTTATTATACTCGAACTAGGTATTCTCGAGCCAAGAGCTCAGATCTTAGGTGGCATCGTCGTTTTTGATCTCAAGGATATTACTATGTCGCATGTTTGGACGGTAACACCGCAG GTTGCTAATATGGTCATGGCTCTGATGGTAACGGCCTTTCCCATAAAGACATACGCAATTCATATACTTCATCAATCCTGGATATTCGAAGCGATTTATGCTGTTTTCAAGCCACTTTTAAATACTCGAATGAAGAATAGAATCTTCTTTCATGGCGACGACATGCAGAGCTTTCATAAACACATTTCGCCTAATTACTTGCCCAAGATGTATGGTGGGACTCGCGAAGAAGTACCTTATTACAAATGGATTGAGTCATTGATAAAAGTACCGAAAATTGTTAAAGAGATGGAGCAGCTAGGATACGTAATACCGAATGATTTTCAAATACCGAAGAGCTGA
- the LOC124947929 gene encoding alpha-tocopherol transfer protein-like isoform X3 — MPELKDELIEPDDEIVNLDLDEPPPDVMEYARREVGETDEVKCQTLQELRDLIYEQGECIPHRMDDDFLIRFLRARHFDVNRAHRLVVNYYNFKEEHPEIHQDVCPNEMCHIGEDYVVTVPAYRTECGRRMMIYRMGNWDPRKYPVEEIFKATVIILELGILEPRAQILGGIVVFDLKDITMSHVWTVTPQVANMVMALMVTAFPIKTYAIHILHQSWIFEAIYAVFKPLLNTRMKNRIFFHGDDMQSFHKHISPNYLPKMYGGTREEVPYYKWIESLIKVPKIVKEMEQLGYVIPNDFQIPKS, encoded by the exons ATGCCGGAACTCAAGGACGAGCTAATAGAGCCCGACGACGAGATCGTTAACCTCGATCTTGATGAACCACCCCCTGATGTTATGGAGTATGCTAGGAGAGAAGTTGGCGAGACGGACGAGGTCAAATGTCAAACCTTGCAAGAATTACGCGACTTGATTTACg AACAAGGCGAATGCATACCGCATAGAATGGATGATGATTTTCTGATAAGATTTCTCCGTGCAAGACATTTCGATGTAAATCGTGCTCATCGACTG GTAGTGAATTACTACAACTTCAAGGAGGAACATCCAGAGATACATCAGGATGTATGTCCAAACGAGATGTGCCATATAGGCGAGGACTACGTAGTTACTGTACCGGCTTACAGAACTGAATGTGGCAGACGGATGATGATTTATCGTATGGGTAATTGGGACCCTCGAAAGTACCCTGTCGAAGAGATTTTCAAGGCCACAGTTATTATACTCGAACTAGGTATTCTCGAGCCAAGAGCTCAGATCTTAGGTGGCATCGTCGTTTTTGATCTCAAGGATATTACTATGTCGCATGTTTGGACGGTAACACCGCAG GTTGCTAATATGGTCATGGCTCTGATGGTAACGGCCTTTCCCATAAAGACATACGCAATTCATATACTTCATCAATCCTGGATATTCGAAGCGATTTATGCTGTTTTCAAGCCACTTTTAAATACTCGAATGAAGAATAGAATCTTCTTTCATGGCGACGACATGCAGAGCTTTCATAAACACATTTCGCCTAATTACTTGCCCAAGATGTATGGTGGGACTCGCGAAGAAGTACCTTATTACAAATGGATTGAGTCATTGATAAAAGTACCGAAAATTGTTAAAGAGATGGAGCAGCTAGGATACGTAATACCGAATGATTTTCAAATACCGAAGAGCTGA